In Trueperaceae bacterium, the following are encoded in one genomic region:
- a CDS encoding DUF4010 domain-containing protein — protein sequence MPPADAIWSLLAATLLGAMIGLERERKRERAEVLFAGVRTITLIALFGAVGGVLHASLGPAPLLAAFAAVTVLVALGYWRESSGTRVGGTTEVAALLAFALGVLAGLGEHVPALAGAVIVTGTLSLRQELHGFAGALTRRDLLATVRFAVLSLVLLPLVPDAPLGPWGVWNPRTIWTFVLLISGVSFLGYVAVKGVGTRRGIAVSGVLGGLTSSTAVTLAFARRARSDPALTGTLATGLLAASAVAGPRLVLLVWVVEPTFAPWAALPLAAMGAVLGVGVAFAARREGDGAPEVTVRNPFELRAAFAFAGAYALVVLVVRAARETLGASGLLAAAGLAGLTDLDAISLSLAEQHAGGLPPGVAALAVGVAAAANCAVKGVLAATLGGARLGRATLPWLAVAALAAVAAGAAVGPWLGRFGAG from the coding sequence GTGCCCCCGGCCGACGCGATCTGGTCGTTGCTCGCCGCGACGTTGCTCGGCGCCATGATCGGCCTCGAGCGCGAACGCAAACGCGAACGTGCGGAGGTCCTCTTCGCCGGCGTCCGCACCATCACGCTGATCGCCCTGTTCGGGGCGGTCGGCGGGGTGCTGCACGCGTCCCTCGGGCCGGCGCCGCTGCTCGCGGCGTTCGCCGCCGTCACCGTCCTCGTCGCGCTCGGCTACTGGCGCGAATCGTCGGGCACGCGCGTGGGCGGCACGACCGAGGTCGCGGCCCTGTTGGCGTTCGCGCTGGGCGTCCTGGCCGGCCTCGGGGAGCACGTCCCCGCCCTGGCGGGCGCGGTGATCGTCACCGGCACGCTGTCGCTGCGGCAGGAGCTGCACGGCTTCGCGGGCGCCCTGACGCGCCGCGACCTGCTGGCCACCGTCCGCTTCGCGGTGTTGTCGTTGGTGCTGCTGCCGCTCGTGCCGGACGCCCCCCTCGGGCCGTGGGGCGTGTGGAACCCGCGCACCATCTGGACGTTCGTGTTGCTGATCAGCGGCGTGTCGTTCCTCGGTTACGTCGCCGTGAAGGGCGTCGGCACCCGCCGCGGCATCGCCGTATCCGGCGTCCTGGGGGGCCTCACGTCGTCGACGGCGGTGACGCTCGCGTTCGCGCGGCGCGCCCGCAGCGACCCGGCCCTCACCGGCACCCTCGCGACCGGCCTGCTCGCCGCGAGCGCCGTCGCCGGCCCCCGCCTCGTCCTGCTCGTGTGGGTCGTGGAACCCACCTTCGCGCCGTGGGCGGCGCTGCCCCTGGCGGCGATGGGGGCGGTGTTGGGGGTCGGCGTGGCGTTCGCGGCGCGCCGCGAGGGGGACGGCGCGCCGGAGGTGACGGTCCGCAACCCGTTCGAGCTGCGCGCCGCCTTCGCGTTCGCCGGCGCCTACGCCCTCGTCGTCCTCGTCGTCCGCGCCGCCCGCGAGACGCTCGGTGCGTCGGGCCTCCTGGCCGCCGCCGGCCTGGCGGGCCTCACCGACCTCGACGCGATCAGCCTCTCCCTCGCCGAGCAGCACGCCGGCGGCCTGCCGCCCGGCGTCGCGGCGCTCGCGGTCGGCGTGGCGGCGGCGGCGAACTGCGCCGTCAAGGGTGTCCTCGCCGCGA